TTCTCCTCGTCGTCGCCGTCGCGCTCTGGTACGGGGTTCAAAACGATAGCCTTCGCCTCTTTTGGCCCTTCGTCGCGCTCGTCGTCGCCGTGGTGCTGACCGGCCTGCTCTGGGCCGGAACGCAGTTTTTCTACCCCCACGTCGCCGTCATCACCGGCGCTGTCGGCGTCCTCACGCTGTTCGGCCACGCACTCGATTCCGTCTCGACCGCGGTCGGTATCGACGTTCTCAACTTCGGTGAGCGAACGCCCGTCTCCCGCGCCATCCTCGAATTTGCGGAACTGCTTCCGACCGCCGACGCTATCGGCGTCGGGTGGTTGTTCATCCTCGTGAAACTCGCCATCGCGGAGTTCGTCGTGATTCTGTTTGCCGACTACGTCGCGGACGAACCGGCGGAAGGCTATCTCCTCCTTGGCGTCGTCGCCGCGGTGGGATTGGGGCCGGGTGCGCACAACCTCATTCTGTTCGCTATCACGGGATAAGGGGTCTTCTTTGCCGATTCCGGCACAATCATCAGGATTTTTTACTAGTACCGTCTATCGAAGCAGTATGCCGTCCACGAACCGCGAGGGGGAACTACTTTGGTTCGAGTCGTAACTGCTGGCCACGTCAACTGGGATGTGACGCTTCGGGTGGACGCCCTTCCCGTCTCCGACGGCGAGGCGCGCATCACGTCCCAACAACGCTCCGGGGGCGGAAGCGCCGCAAACGTCTCCGTTGCGCTGTCGAGGATGGACGTTTCTACTGGACTCGTCGGGAGCGTCGGCACCGACGAACACGGACTGCTCGTCCGTCGGGAACTGAAAGCGGAGGGGGTAGATTGTGAACACGTCCTCGAAGTCGAGGGGAAAGAAACGACGACGAAGTACCTCATCGTGGACGAGGGGGGCGAACTGATGGTGCTCGGCAACGACGGCGCGAACGAAGCAGTTTCACCGGGCGACGTAAACGAAGCATACGTTCAAAACGCGAAACACCTCCATTTGACCAGTCAGCGCCCGGACAGCGCGGCGGAACTCGCCCGAATTGCGACCGAAGCGGGAGTTCCAGTCAGTTTCGACCCGGGGCGCAGACTCACCGACCGGGATTTTTCACGGGCACTCGCCTACTCCGACATCGTCTTTCTGAACGACCGCGAGGCGAAAACCCTGCTGGACGAGGATTTAGAACACCCGTCATCGGAACTTCACGGCCGCGTCGTCGTCATCAAGCACGGAAGCGACGGCGCGCGAGTGGACACGACGAAAGGCGTCTACACGCATCCCGGATTCGGTGTCGAATCGGTGGACACGACCGGCGCAGGTGACGCCTTCGCCGCGGGATTCATCACCACGTTCCTCGATTCGGCGGATTACGAACGAGCGTTGGAGTTCGCCAACGCTTGCGGTGCACTCGCGTCAATGGCACCCGGCGCTCGCACCGCACCGACGAAAGAACGCGTCGGACGGTTCCTCGACGAGCAGTTTTCCGGCGATTCTAAGCAGGGCTAAAAGTCAGTCGGCCCGTCTGCGCTCTGAACTAACCATCCTCCTCGAATGCCGCAGGCCTCTCGAACTTCGTAGACGATTTCGGTTTCGTCTCCCATTCTGTCGCC
The window above is part of the Haladaptatus cibarius D43 genome. Proteins encoded here:
- a CDS encoding DUF63 family protein, which codes for MVLPEGFALPSLVYLLPLLLAVGSVAWALWRVKPTISERTVVALAPWMVVGAGLHALYQVRFVPESLAPLLGTPSVYLTTFVVAGVVWLFSLRRRKNSVPQTLAGVGTAAILLVVAVALWYGVQNDSLRLFWPFVALVVAVVLTGLLWAGTQFFYPHVAVITGAVGVLTLFGHALDSVSTAVGIDVLNFGERTPVSRAILEFAELLPTADAIGVGWLFILVKLAIAEFVVILFADYVADEPAEGYLLLGVVAAVGLGPGAHNLILFAITG
- a CDS encoding carbohydrate kinase family protein, producing MVRVVTAGHVNWDVTLRVDALPVSDGEARITSQQRSGGGSAANVSVALSRMDVSTGLVGSVGTDEHGLLVRRELKAEGVDCEHVLEVEGKETTTKYLIVDEGGELMVLGNDGANEAVSPGDVNEAYVQNAKHLHLTSQRPDSAAELARIATEAGVPVSFDPGRRLTDRDFSRALAYSDIVFLNDREAKTLLDEDLEHPSSELHGRVVVIKHGSDGARVDTTKGVYTHPGFGVESVDTTGAGDAFAAGFITTFLDSADYERALEFANACGALASMAPGARTAPTKERVGRFLDEQFSGDSKQG